One part of the Neoarius graeffei isolate fNeoGra1 chromosome 2, fNeoGra1.pri, whole genome shotgun sequence genome encodes these proteins:
- the LOC132882244 gene encoding interferon-inducible GTPase 5-like, giving the protein MASADPDVNAVLQASGESTIKKATQKAQTQIDQLFNISLHIAVTGVTGSGKSSFINAVRGLNDDEGAAKTGVTETTMEATSYKHPTMPNVMFWDLPGIGSPNFKAKKYFKDTQFSTYDFYIIILSERVTENDIMLTKEIKRSKKLFYFVRSKIDNDIRAEETKRNFNKEETLSQIKRNCMEHLKEIENPKVFLISSKDIKAFEFEELIDTLMSELPERKRSALMQSVPVTSVAMLKKKVKMFEEAAWAAACCSGVIAAAPVPGLSLACDASILVSFFTRCYYSFGLDDKSLKKLSERVNKPELKDFIKSPLVLALATGSNARLSLSAFAGSAVVEYLCSLVPGVGSALAAGISFACTLKILKSGLKELEDAALMVLEEAGLQ; this is encoded by the coding sequence ATGGCCAGTGCAGATCCTGATGTAAACGCAGTACTCCAGGCCTCGGGAGAGTCTACCATCAAAAAAGCAACTCAAAAAGCACAAACACAAATTGACCAGTTATTTAATATCTCACTTCACATCGCTGTAACTGGAGTAACAGGTTCAGGAAAGTCATCTTTTATCAATGCAGTCAGAGGACTGAACGATGATGAAGGCGCAGCTAAAACTGGAGTTACTGAAACCACAATGGAGGCAACATCTTACAAACATCCCACAATGCCTAATGTGATGTTCTGGGACCTACCTGGAATTGGATCCCCAAATTTTAAGGCTAAGAAATACTTTAAAGACACTCAGTTTAGCACATATGATTTCTACATCATCATCTTATCTGAGAGAGTCACAGAGAATGACATCATGTTGACCAAAGAGATCAAAAGAAGCAAAAAGCTCTTTTACTTTGTGAGATCAAAGATAGACAATGATATTCGAGCAGAAGAAACCAAAAGGAACTTTAACAAGGAAGAAACACTCTCACAGATCAAAAGGAACTGCATGGAACACTTGAAGGAGATTGAAAATCCAAAAGTTTTCCTGATATCCTCAAAGGATATTAAAGCGTTTGAGTTTGAAGAGCTGATTGACACTCTGATGTCAGAGCTCCCGGAGCGGAAACGGTCTGCTCTGATGCAGTCGGTGCCTGTCACCTCTGTGGCTATGCTGAAGAAAAAAGTGAAAATGTTTGAGGAAGCAGCATGGGCTGCAGCGTGTTGCTCTGGAGTCATTGCAGCAGCTCCAGTACCTGGTCTCTCACTGGCATGTGATGCCAGTATTTTAGTGTCTTTCTTTACAAGGTGCTATTACTCATTTGGCCTTGATGATAAATCGCTTAAAAAACTGTCAGAAAGAGTTAACAAGCCAGAGCTGAaagatttcataaaatcacctcttGTACTGGCGTTGGCAACGGGCTCCAATGCAAGACTGTCGCTGTCTGCTTTCGCCGGATCAGCGGTGGTGGAGTATCTGTGCAGCTTGGTGCCTGGTGTAGGAAGTGCTCTAGCAGCTGGGATATCTTTTGCTTGTACATTAAAGATTTTGAAGTCTGGACTGAAAGAGCTTGAAGATGCAGCACTGATGGTGCTGGAAGAGGCGGGGTTACAGTGA
- the LOC132875854 gene encoding 4-galactosyl-N-acetylglucosaminide 3-alpha-L-fucosyltransferase 9-like, with amino-acid sequence MCYSLNNLSDFWRSIDSIILLWSWPFGFTFQGEACGSEYGIKGCHITDDRRQYYKAHGVMFHIDGALPNLINMPRPHQKCVWMNMESPDNTPRWTGTDDLFNLTANYRRDSDVWVPYGRIIEVSEKDKPFTIQPKDKLVCWVISNWNSNYSRVKYFNELSKHVKIEAYGRSFNWYIKDYKATLSSCKFYFSFESSSHKYYFTENLFNSMKVGTVPVVLSPPRENYEEFLPADSFIHVNDFKSPQELAEHLKFPDHNQEAYEHYFTWRQRFTAKRSHFGREHACHICDHIRKHKGYRVFTGLNKWYWD; translated from the coding sequence ATGTGCTACAGCCTTAATAATCTTTCTGATTTTTGGAGGAGTATTGACAGCATCATATTACTTTGGTCATGGCCTTTTGGTTTTACATTTCAAGGAGAAGCCTGTGGTTCAGAGTATGGTATTAAAGGTTGTCACATTACAGATGACAGAAGACAGTATTACAAAGCCCATGGTGTTATGTTTCATATCGATGGCGCTTTACCAAACCTGATAAACATGCCACGTCCACACCAGAAGTGTGTGTGGATGAACATGGAGTCTCCTGATAATACACCAAGATGGACTGGAACAGATGATTTATTCAATCTGACTGCAAATTATAGGAGAGATTCAGATGTCTGGGTGCCTTATGGGAGAATCATAGAAGTCTCTGAGAAGGACAAACCCTTTACAATACAACCAAAGGACAAATTGGTGTGCTGGGTCATCAGTAACTGGAACTCCAACTATAGCAGAGTGAAATATTTTAATGAACTGAGCAAACACGTCAAAATAGAGGCTTATGGTAGATCCTTCAACTGGTACATTAAGGACTATAAGGCTACCTTGTCTAGTTGTAAATTCTACTTCTCATTTGAGAGCTCCAGCCACAAATACTACTTCACTGAGAACCTGTTTAACTCCATGAAAGTTGGCACAGTTCCTGTGGTTCTCAGTCCACCCAGGGAGAACTATGAGGAATTCCTTCCtgcagattcattcattcatgtgaaCGATTTCAAATCCCCTCAGGAACTTGCAGAACATCTCAAATTTCCAGACCATAACCAGGAAGCTTATGAGCACTACTTCACCTGGAGACAACGCTTTACTgcgaaacgttcacattttgggcGAGAACATGCTTGTCATATTTGTGATCATATAAGAAAACACAAGGGCTACAGAGTGTTTACAGGTCTCAATAAATGGTACTGGGATTAG